One window of the bacterium genome contains the following:
- a CDS encoding VWA domain-containing protein: MRASLTVLLLCVVVAGAAAQNSLEIRGLDVSAYPAITLSLRVTAGGRAVYPPEEARIVLREDGSLLPVRLDCPPVPVETPSIALGIERSLDANFPPAIQIAKSFLARMRFTDQEAEASLWAFATGIDHERDMTRDSASLQRAVDGLSVAQWPFNGTALYECMHNAIEDAVGQGSGSRRAVVFVTDGYNNTSWYGRTLEQVRGRAAVDNVPIYVLLLRNREEGVQAMETLTRATGGFMLEHDVPGAVDSIYNDILRPDTMRLWCTLSATGRSCANGKTRQFEIGYILASGDTLWQRQEVTLPYREGDLLPLNVWFSPAEPWDDDTVTTVAMGVELREGLQPGDFTLSIPLSGMRAMQLEALQWVTGFSQTGGALEVSVQPPASGLQDGYYLLARFQLHYAAGEQPRLAGTISRSANGCLRYAESAYSASGVMQLDTVRIDRGGEGWLHLHVLPLDVPEKLQRITLTAEISADQAVFVPPFDATALRLPPGWRVARANMQKVHNAEQLQLELQGYADSAYFPVQLPLRVFPDAGYRIPVRLLDDARINAAVEIRTGDGMIVVRDSCYNNVVVLSGVFLSAPWPQPAKGIVSLTAESLEAKEVTLQLRDALGRTRLSETYSLQRGENVLQLRLDALPAGSYMLACPEAGVRGSFPLIIIP, encoded by the coding sequence TGCCATCACGCTTTCCCTGCGCGTCACTGCGGGTGGACGAGCGGTGTATCCACCGGAGGAAGCGCGTATCGTGCTGCGTGAGGACGGGAGTCTGCTGCCGGTGCGCCTGGACTGTCCCCCCGTACCCGTGGAAACCCCCTCCATCGCCCTGGGCATCGAACGCAGCCTCGATGCGAATTTTCCGCCTGCCATTCAGATTGCGAAATCCTTTCTCGCGCGTATGCGCTTTACCGATCAGGAAGCAGAAGCTTCCCTCTGGGCGTTCGCCACCGGCATCGATCATGAACGTGATATGACGCGTGACAGCGCGTCCCTGCAGCGGGCGGTTGACGGACTCAGCGTCGCACAGTGGCCCTTCAACGGTACGGCATTGTATGAATGCATGCACAATGCCATCGAAGACGCCGTGGGGCAGGGCAGCGGAAGCCGGCGCGCGGTGGTGTTCGTGACGGACGGATACAACAACACCAGCTGGTACGGCAGGACGCTGGAACAGGTGCGCGGACGCGCAGCGGTTGACAACGTCCCCATATACGTGCTCCTGCTGCGTAACAGGGAAGAAGGCGTGCAGGCCATGGAGACACTGACCAGGGCGACGGGTGGTTTCATGCTTGAACATGACGTGCCCGGTGCTGTCGATTCCATATACAACGACATCCTGCGGCCTGATACCATGCGCCTCTGGTGCACGCTGTCTGCGACGGGACGCAGCTGCGCGAACGGCAAAACCCGGCAATTCGAGATTGGCTATATCCTTGCCAGCGGTGACACGCTCTGGCAGCGTCAGGAGGTTACGCTGCCATACCGCGAAGGAGATCTTCTGCCGCTCAACGTCTGGTTCTCGCCCGCGGAGCCATGGGATGACGATACGGTGACAACGGTGGCAATGGGTGTTGAGTTGCGTGAAGGATTGCAGCCCGGGGATTTCACCCTCAGCATTCCACTCAGCGGCATGCGTGCCATGCAGCTGGAAGCCCTGCAATGGGTGACCGGTTTCTCGCAGACAGGGGGAGCGCTCGAAGTGTCGGTGCAGCCCCCGGCGAGCGGATTGCAGGACGGATATTATCTCCTTGCCCGCTTTCAGCTTCATTATGCTGCGGGTGAGCAGCCTCGGCTGGCGGGCACGATTTCCCGTTCCGCGAACGGCTGCCTGCGATATGCAGAAAGTGCATATTCCGCATCGGGTGTCATGCAGCTCGATACCGTGCGCATCGACCGCGGTGGAGAGGGCTGGCTCCATTTGCATGTTTTGCCGCTTGATGTGCCGGAAAAGCTGCAGCGCATCACCCTGACGGCCGAAATTTCGGCTGATCAGGCCGTATTTGTGCCCCCATTTGATGCCACGGCGCTGCGATTGCCGCCGGGATGGCGCGTTGCGCGCGCAAATATGCAGAAAGTGCATAATGCGGAACAGCTGCAGCTTGAGCTGCAGGGATATGCAGATTCTGCATATTTCCCTGTACAGCTGCCGCTTCGCGTGTTTCCCGATGCGGGATACCGCATCCCCGTGAGACTGCTGGACGATGCCAGGATCAATGCCGCAGTGGAAATCCGAACAGGGGATGGCATGATTGTCGTACGCGATTCCTGCTACAACAATGTCGTCGTTCTGAGCGGTGTGTTTCTCTCCGCTCCATGGCCTCAGCCGGCGAAGGGCATCGTGTCGCTCACCGCGGAGAGCCTCGAGGCGAAGGAAGTCACACTGCAGCTGCGCGATGCGTTGGGACGCACCAGGCTCTCAGAGACGTATTCGCTGCAGCGCGGTGAGAACGTGCTGCAACTGAGGCTGGACGCACTTCCTGCCGGGAGCTATATGCTCGCATGTCCCGAAGCGGGTGTGCGCGGGAGTTTCCCGTTGATCATCATTCCCTGA